The following proteins come from a genomic window of Bacillota bacterium:
- a CDS encoding DUF3786 domain-containing protein, whose protein sequence is MTPMGLGESYRHALALAQQELGQASGAELARRLAASGAEFLLPGSPGAGPGGAIRLSFLGRPVLVSLPDARVVASLPDGVTVPRVPDAPVGTSPPDGGMVDVPQWLAILTLHYLNGASGDPLTGELIPFRDLPGGRVYDSNFEKRVRARLVRAFAHQPALLVEAGRRLGGEAVEMGDATVRVLTFPRIPVWLVLWAADEEFPAQANVLFDSSVHSYLCTEDVVVLCEQVASELISMSRKAEVGTDGA, encoded by the coding sequence ATGACGCCCATGGGCCTGGGGGAAAGTTACCGCCACGCCCTGGCCCTGGCCCAGCAGGAACTGGGGCAGGCGTCGGGGGCGGAACTGGCCCGCCGCCTGGCGGCGAGCGGGGCAGAATTTCTGCTGCCCGGCTCGCCCGGGGCGGGTCCCGGCGGAGCCATCAGGCTCTCCTTCCTGGGCCGGCCGGTGCTGGTTTCCCTGCCCGATGCCCGGGTGGTAGCTTCCCTGCCCGACGGCGTGACGGTACCTCGTGTGCCGGATGCCCCGGTGGGGACTTCCCCTCCGGATGGCGGCATGGTGGACGTGCCCCAGTGGCTGGCCATCCTCACCCTCCACTACTTGAACGGGGCCAGCGGGGACCCGCTGACCGGGGAGCTTATCCCCTTCCGGGACCTGCCCGGGGGGCGGGTGTACGACTCCAATTTCGAGAAGCGCGTGCGGGCCCGGCTGGTGAGGGCTTTCGCCCACCAGCCGGCCCTGCTCGTGGAGGCAGGAAGGCGCCTGGGCGGCGAGGCTGTCGAGATGGGGGATGCTACGGTGCGCGTCCTCACCTTCCCCCGGATACCCGTCTGGCTGGTGCTGTGGGCCGCCGACGAGGAATTTCCCGCCCAGGCCAATGTGCTGTTCGACTCCAGCGTGCATTCGTACCTGTGTACGGAGGACGTGGTGGTCCTCTGCGAGCAGGTCGCATCGGAACTGATCAGTATGAGCAGGAAAGCCGAGGTCGGGACGGACGGTGCCTAA